The Paenibacillus mucilaginosus 3016 genome includes the window TGATCAGTTTCAGCAGTTGAAAAGCAAGCTCCAGGAAGAGCAGGCCTGGCTCCAGCAGCATCTGAACGAGAATGAGCACTTCGGACTCGGCGATTCCGTCCGCGTACAGACCGGCGAGCTCTCGACGAACGATAATCATCCGGCCGACATGGCAACCGAGATGTTCGAGCGGTCCAAGGACATCGCTCTGCTCGAGAATGCCGAGCGTCATCTCACCGGCGTGAACGAAGCATTGGAGCGGATGGCTGCCGGAGAATACGGCACCTGCCGGACCTGCGGAGCGGCGATCGATTTCGAACGACTGCAGGCCGTTCCCACCACGATGTACTGTGTCGAACACGTGCCCCATCCGGCTCCCGAGCCGCTCGAGAGGCCGGTGGAAGAGCAGTTCCTGAACCCGCCGTTCGGCCGCACGTCCATGGACGATCAGCCGGATCAGAACGGCTTTGACGGCGAAGATGCCTGGCAGATCCTTGAGAGCTACGGCTCCTCGACCTCGCCGGCCTATGCCGAGAACCCGAATGAATCCGACAGCTACAACGAAATCGAGATCGAGGCGGACGAGAATGCCGGCTACGTCGAAGCCTTCGAGAGCTTCGTCGCCACCGATATTTACGGCCAGGCCGTCACGGTGGTCCGCAACGGCACCTACAGGAACTATATGCGCAATGGGGAAGGCTACGGTCTGCTGGAACCCGATCCGACGGAGGAAGACCGCTACGAGTAAGCGAGCGCCGGCCCATAGGCTGACACTCCGGTCGGATCAATACCTCCGCATCTGATATTGGACATGCTCGATCAGGTCGGCGATGAAGCCGCCGATGATCGGCAGATCCAGGGCGCCGAGACCTTTGAGCATATAGAGGAGCCCGGTCGTGAATGCCGTGATGCCGAACGCAATGCCGACGCCGCGGGCCACTCCGCTGATCAGGTTCAGCCAGAGCAGCCGCTTCGGATCGTTCATCAGCTGAAGATACTCGGCGATCTGTTTCTTCTCCATACCGGCGGCAATCTCGGTCACCTTGTCATGCACCTGCTCGAGCAGCTCCTGCTGCCTTCCCGGCAGCGGGGGCCTCTGTGTTTCGGACTTCGGTACGATGCGGTTCGATTCCATCGAAAGCATCCCTCCTCCCGGTCTCGGACCCGGCCGTCATGCCGGGGTAAAACAACAGAACGAGCTGCTCCCGTAGCCCGCTGCTGTCAGCGGGCGGGCCGGGGGGCGGCTCGTTTTTAGCTTACGGGCTTGCCTGGTGTCCGATGCTTTATACGCCTGCGGTCTCCTCGATGACACCTGCGCAGCGTTGGCACAGTGTCGGATGCTCCTCGCTGTGTCCCACTTCCGGTGTCACAATCCAGCAGCGCTCGCACTTCTCGCCCTCCGCGGAGGCCACCTGCACGGACAATCCCTTGAACGCATGCGCGCCTTCCGGTGCCGCAGCGCCCTCCGGATGCACGACAACCGCCGAGACGATGAACAGCAGGTCCAGCCGCTCGAAGCCGCCAAGGAAGGAAGCCACTTCCGCGCTTGGGTAGAGATGGACAGCCGCGCTGAGCGAGTTGCCGATCAGCTTCTCCTTACGCGCCTCCTCGAGGGCCTTCAGCACATCGTCGCGGATGATTCCGAACTGCTCCCACTTGCGCTCCAGCGCTTCGTCGAAGAGGGAGGCGTCCGCTTCCGGCATGTAGGCCAGCTGTACGCTCGGCAGGTCCGCTCCCGGGATGTACTTCCATACCTCGTCCGACGTATGCGGGAGGATCGGCGCAATCAGTTTAGTTATTACCGTGAGCGCTTCGTATAATACCGTCTGCGCGGCGCGGCGCGCCGGGTCCTGCGGCAGGGAGGCATACAGCCGGTCCTTCAGGATGTCGAGGTAGAAGGCGCTCATCTCGACCGCGCAGAAGTGGTGAACGGCCTGGTATACCACGTGGAACTCATAGTTCTCATACGCCGCGACCACACGCTCGATCAGCCGGTTCAGCCGGAGCATCGCATAGCGGTCGAGCTCGCTCATCTCCCGGACGGAGACGCGGTCTGCCGCAGGGCTAAAGTCCGAGAGGTTTCCGAGCAGGAAGCGCAGCGTGTTGCGGATCTTCCGGTAGCCCTCCGACGTCTGGTTCAGGATGTTATCGGAGATGCGCACATCCGATTGGTAGTCCGTCGAGGATACCCACAGGCGGAGAATGTCCGCTCCGAGCTTGTTGCACACCTGGTTCGGATCGACCGTGTTGCCGAGCGACTTGGACATCTTGCGGCCCTCGCCGTCGAGGGTAAACCCGTGGCTCAGGATTCCCTTGTAAGGGGACTGCCCCTTCACGGCAACGCCGGTGATCAGCGAGGAGTTGTACCATCCGCGGTATTGGTCCGAACCTTCCAGATACAGGTCGGCCGGCCACTGGAGCTCTTCGCGCGCTTCCAGCACAGCCATGTGGCTCGAACCGGAGTCGAACCATACGTCCATGATGTCCGTCTCCTTACGGAAATGGTCATGTCCGCACTTGGCGCACGCCGTACCTGCCGGCAGCAGCTCCTTCTCTTCGCGCAAGAACCAGGCGTTCGAGCCTTCTTCTTCGAAGATCTTCGCCACGTGCTCGATCGTCGCCTCGTTCACCAGCGGCTCGTTGCAGCTGCGGCAGTAGAAGATCGGGATCGGCAGCCCCAGGCGCGCTGGCGGGAGATGCACCAGTCGCCGCGCTCTGCGATCATGTTGTGCAGACGGATCTCGCCCCACTCTGGCGTCCAGTTGATCTTCTTGATCTCATCGAGCATCTCGCTGCGGAACTTGTCAATCGAAGCGAACCACTGCTCCGTTGCCCGGAAGATGACCGGCTTCTTCGTCCTCCAGTCATGCGGATACTGGTGCTGAATCGTCGCCTGGTGAAGCAGATGCGCCGATTCCTGAAGCTTCTCGATGACCGCCTTGCTGGCCTTGTCGTAGAACAGGCCTTCGAAGCCCGGCGCTTCGGACGTCATATGCCCCTGGTCGTCGACAGGGCAGAGCACGCCGAGGTTGTAGCGCTGGCCGATGACGAAGTCGTCTTCACCATGGCCCGGCGCCGTGTGTACGCAGCCCGTACCGGCTTCAAGCGTAACGTGCTCTCCGGTCATGACAAGCGACGTACGGTCATAGAACGGATGCTTGCAGAGCACAAGCTCCAGCTCGCTGCCCTTATGGGTTGCGAGAACCTTGACGTCGGTCCAGCCGATCTCCTTCGCAGCCGCTTCGAGCAGGCCCTGTGCCAGCACGAACTTGCGTCCGCCGGTCTCGACGGTGACATAGTCGAAGTCCGGATGCAGCGAGATGCCGAGGTTCGCAGGCAGCGTCCAAGGCGTCGTCGTCCAGATGACGATGGCCGCGTCCTGCGGCAGCTTGCCTTTGCCGTCCGCCACGTCGAAGGCGACATAGATCGAAGAGGACGTCTTGTCCTTGTACTCGATCTCGGCTTCGGCCAGGGCGCTCTCCGAGGAAGGGGACCAATAGACCGGCTTCAGGCCTTTATAGATATAGCCCTTGTTGACCATCCCGCCGAAGAGGCGGATCTGCTGGGCCTCATACTTTGGCTGGAGCGTGATGTAAGGGTTGTTCCAGTCGCCGCGGATGCCGAGGCGCTTGAACTGGGTCTTCTGCTTCTCCACCCACTCGAGGGCATAAGCCTTACAGTAGTCGCGGAATTCCGAGACGCTCATCTTCTTGCGGTCGACCTTTCCGCCGTTGGCGATCGCCTGCTCGATCGGCAGACCGTGCGTATCCCAGCCCGGCACGTAAGGCGCGTCATAGCCCTGCATCGTCTTGAAGCGGACGATGATATCCTTGAGGATTTTGTTCAGCGCATGGCCGATATGAATGTCCCCGTTCGCGTACGGAGGACCGTCGTGCAGAATGAACTTCGGTTTGCCCTTGCGGCTCTTCTGGACCTGACGGTAAATGTCCGTCTCTTCCCAGTGCTGCTGCATCTTCGGCTCCGCCTGCGGAAGGTTCCCCCTCATCGGGAACTCCGTCTGCAGCAGATTCAATGTTTTGCCATAATCCATCTTGCTCTCCACTCCTTCAACTTGTCCGTGTCGGCTTCACCCGCTGCCCGGCAGGCAGCAAAAAAAGACTCCGTCATCCCATAGGGACGAGAAGTCTCGCGGTACCACCCTGATTAAGAACTCCATGGCCGCCATTCACGCATACCTGCGCAGGGCGAACAGGAGTGTCTTCACTCATTGATCGATAACGGGATCGGCCGATACTCTTTACTGGTTGCTTTCAAGAGATGCTCCCGGGGGATCTTCTTCCGGTGCCGAAGTCCGGGCTTCCACCATTCCCCGGCTCGCTGGCTTCGGTCAGAACACGGAATACTCGTCCCGGTCATCGCTTTCGCTCATGTTAACTTTATATGGAGTATAGCCGATAGCAGGTCCGCCGTCAACTTTGGGGCGGGAACAGCGGCTTCGCGGTCCTTGGTCCTCCGGTTCCCGGTGCCTGGGCACCGGGGTGCTTCCCCCTGACGGCCTTACGGCTGCTCGACTTCCGTACGTTCCAGCGAGCTCCAGTCTTCCTTGCTCAGCAGCTCCAGCTGCGCTTCAATCAGCGTGCGGAAGCGGGTACGGTAGATCGACGCCTGCTTCTTCAGCTCTTCGATCTCCATGGAGATTTTGCGCGACTTCGACAGCGACTCATTGATGATGCGGTCCGCATTCTTCTCCGCTTCCTTGATGATGAGCTGCGCTTCTTTCTTCGAATTGTGCTTGACCTCGTCCGCCGCTTCCTGCGCTACGATAATCGTCTTGCTCAGCGTTTCTTCTATATTGGCAAAGTGGTCGAGTCGTTCCTGAATGGTCAGCAGCTGGTTCTGCAGCTCTTTATTTTCACGGATCAGGGCCTCGTAATCCTTGATCACCTGGTCGAGAAATTCGTTGACTTCGTCTTCATCGTACCCGCGAAAGGACCGGCTGAATTCCTTGTTATGTATATCGAGCGGTGTTAAAGCCATCGGTGCACCTCCTGCAAATTTAGCGAAACCAACTTTGTTACTTCGGTATATTCGACACCATCCCAATTTTTCCTGCACTTCGGACC containing:
- a CDS encoding TraR/DksA C4-type zinc finger protein → MTEHQPNPTLTRDQFQQLKSKLQEEQAWLQQHLNENEHFGLGDSVRVQTGELSTNDNHPADMATEMFERSKDIALLENAERHLTGVNEALERMAAGEYGTCRTCGAAIDFERLQAVPTTMYCVEHVPHPAPEPLERPVEEQFLNPPFGRTSMDDQPDQNGFDGEDAWQILESYGSSTSPAYAENPNESDSYNEIEIEADENAGYVEAFESFVATDIYGQAVTVVRNGTYRNYMRNGEGYGLLEPDPTEEDRYE
- a CDS encoding DUF5665 domain-containing protein; its protein translation is MESNRIVPKSETQRPPLPGRQQELLEQVHDKVTEIAAGMEKKQIAEYLQLMNDPKRLLWLNLISGVARGVGIAFGITAFTTGLLYMLKGLGALDLPIIGGFIADLIEHVQYQMRRY
- a CDS encoding DivIVA domain-containing protein gives rise to the protein MALTPLDIHNKEFSRSFRGYDEDEVNEFLDQVIKDYEALIRENKELQNQLLTIQERLDHFANIEETLSKTIIVAQEAADEVKHNSKKEAQLIIKEAEKNADRIINESLSKSRKISMEIEELKKQASIYRTRFRTLIEAQLELLSKEDWSSLERTEVEQP